The genomic stretch GTTAAAAAGTTAGAAAAGCCTAAAGTAGCTTGGGTTATGGTACCAGCAGGCGATCTTACAGAAAAGGTAATCAATGAACTTCACGACTTGCTTGATGAAGGAGATATTATTATAGATGGTGGAAATTCAAAGTATCAAGATTCTGTTCGTCGTGCTGAAAAAGCTCATCAAAAAGGAATTCACTTTTTTGATGTCGGAACTAGCGGCGGGATGGAAGGAGCACGAAATGGAGCTTGCATGATGATTGGTGGAGACAAGGAAGCTTTCGCACACATTGAACCTATTTTTAAAGATATCAATGTAGACAAAGGCTATCTATATGCAGGAGATGCAGGAAGCGGCCATTTCTTGAAAATGGTGCATAATGGAATTGAATATGGCATGATGCAAGCAATTGCAGAAGGATTTGATGTCTTGGAAAAAAGTCAGTTTAATTATGACTATGAAGCAGTTGCAAGAG from Bacillus sp. 1780r2a1 encodes the following:
- the gnd gene encoding decarboxylating 6-phosphogluconate dehydrogenase; the protein is MQIGMIGLGKMGANLSLNLMEYNHAVVAFDVNKEAVKTLEEQGALGAHSVEELVKKLEKPKVAWVMVPAGDLTEKVINELHDLLDEGDIIIDGGNSKYQDSVRRAEKAHQKGIHFFDVGTSGGMEGARNGACMMIGGDKEAFAHIEPIFKDINVDKGYLYAGDAGSGHFLKMVHNGIEYGMMQAIAEGFDVLEKSQFNYDYEAVARVWNNGSVIRSWLIELMERAFSKDPRLDDIRGVMHSSGEGKWTVESALDLQVPTPVIALSLMMRYRSLEDDTFTGKVVAALRNEFGGHAVEKK